Proteins encoded in a region of the Puntigrus tetrazona isolate hp1 chromosome 12, ASM1883169v1, whole genome shotgun sequence genome:
- the acsl5 gene encoding long-chain-fatty-acid--CoA ligase 5, whose product MEFLFEFLFTPLSTSGLVFLFSLAAVALVHLNTRPKPLQPPTDLNQQTVGVAGGARKTALLKDENLISCLYEDAKTLYEVFQRGLRVSGNGPCLGHRKKGQPYQWLKYKQVSDRAEFLGSGLIHRGQKPSQESFIGIFAQNRPEWIIGELACYTYSMVAVPLYDTLGPEALVFIINRAKISTVICDKQDKAETLLDNCEKKLTPVLKTIILMDPYDSALIDRGSKCGVDVLSLKDVEALGKNNHHRPVPPKPEDLSIICFTSGTTGDPKGAMLTHENVVADAAGVVKTFESVFVPVPSDVSISFLPLAHMFERVVQTVLYSVGGRVGFFQGDVRFLPDDMKTLQPTVFPVVPRLLNRVYDKVQSGAQTPFKKWLLNFAIEKKCAEVKQGIIRNDSIWDKLIFHKVQESLGGRVRVMVTGAAPISPTVLTFLRASLGCQIFEAYGQTECTAACSFTIPGDWHTGHVGVPIPCNIVKLVDVEEMNYFASNGEGEVCVKGKNVFRGYLNDPEKTAEALDKDGWLHTGDIGKWLPSGVLKIIDRKKNIFKLAQGEYIAPEKIENVYIRSAPVAQVFVHGDSLQSSLVAIVVPDPEVLPGFAEKLGVKGSLEEVCKNQEIKKAIISDLNKLGREAGLKSFEQVKDLYLHPDMFTIENGLLTPTLKAKRADLTKFFKVQIESLYANM is encoded by the exons ATGGAATTCTTGTTTGAGTTCCTGTTTACCCCGCTGTCCACTTCAGGACTGGTGTTTCTGTTCAGCCTCGCAGCTGTAGCTCTGGTTCATCTCAACACCAGGCCGAAACCGCTGCAGCCCCCCACAGACCTCAACCAACAGACCGTGGGAGTAGCG GGTGGTGCTAGAAAAACAGCACTTTTGAAAGATGAAAACCTAATCTCGTGCTTATATGAGGATGCCAAAACACTATATGAGGTTTTTCAAAGAGGACTACGTGTCTCAG GAAATGGACCGTGCTTGGGGCACAGAAAAAAGGGGCAACCTTATCAATGGCTTAAATACAAACAG GTTTCCGACAGAGCTGAATTCTTGGGGTCTGGACTTATCCACCGTGGCCAGAAGCCATCGCAAGAATCGTTTATCGGCATTTTCGCTCAGAACCGGCCAGAG TGGATTATCGGAGAACTGGCCTGCTATACCTATTCCATGGTGGCAGTGCCTCTTTACGACACCTTGGGACCTGAGGCTCTTGTGTTCATCATTAATAGAG CAAAAATATCCACAGTGATATGTGATAAGCAGGATAAGGCAGAAACGCTGCTGGATAACTGTGAGAAAAAACTCACACCTGTTTTGAAAACCATCATTCTGATGGACCCCTATGATTCTGCGTTGATTGACAGAGGCTCTAAGTGTGGTGTGGACGTCCTGTCACTGAAAGATGTAGAG GCCTTGGGAAAAAACAACCATCACAGGCCTGTT CCACCAAAACCAGAAGACCTAAGTATTATTTGCTTTACCAGCGGAACCACAG GGGATCCAAAGGGAGCTATGCTGACCCATGAAAATGTAGTTGCAGATGCAGCCGGCGTGGTAAAGACTTTTGAG AGCGTCTTTGTGCCCGTTCCATCTGATGTGTCCATCTCGTTTCTGCCGCTGGCGCACATGTTTGAAAGAGTTGTACAG ACAGTGCTGTACAGTGTAGGGGGAAGAGTCGGGTTCTTCCAAGGTGATGTCAGGTTTCTACCAGATGACATGAAAACCCTGCAGCCTACTGTATTTCCAGTGGTTCCACGTCTTCTGAATCGCGTTTACGACAAG GTCCAGAGTGGGGCCCAGACTCCGTTTAAGAAATGGCTCCTGAACTTTGCCATTGAGAAGAAATGTGCAGAGGTCAAGCAGGGCATTATCAGGAATGACAGCATATGGGACAAACTAATCTTTCACAAAGTGCAG GAGTCCCTGGGGGGCCGCGTGAGGGTGATGGTGACCGGGGCCGCTCCCATTTCTCCAACGGTGCTCACTTTTCTCCGGGCAAGCCTCGGCTGCCAG ATATTCGAGGCATACGGCCAGACAGAGTGCACTGCGGCCTGCTCTTTCACCATACCAGGAGACTGGCATACAG GACATGTTGGAGTTCCTATTCCATGCAATATTGTCAAACTTGTTGATGTGGAGGAAATGAATTACTTTGCATCCAACGGCGAAGGAGAG GTTTGTGTCAAAGGGAAGAATGTGTTTCGTGGATATCTCAATGACCCAGAAAAGACAGCAGAGGCTTTAGACAAAGACGGATGGCTGCACACTGGAGATATCGGCAAATGGCTGCCT AGCGGAGTGTTGAAGATTATCGAcaggaagaaaaacattttcaaactgGCTCAGGGCGAATACATCGCACCAGAAAAGATCGAAAACGTTTACATTCGGAGCGCTCCAGTCGCTCAAGTGTTTGTGCATGGTGACAGTTTACAg TCATCTTTGGTGGCCATTGTGGTGCCAGATCCTGAAGTATTGCCAGGATTTGCTGAAAAACTGGGAGTAAAAGGTTCATTAGAGGAGGTTTGTAAAAATCAG gaaataaagaaagcaaTCATCTCTGACCTCAACAAACTGGGACGTGAAGCTGGCCTGAAGTCTTTTGAACAA GTAAAAGACCTGTACCTGCATCCTGACATGTTCACTATAGAAAACGGTCTCCTCACTCCAACACTGAAAGCCAAAAGGGCAGATCTCACCAAATTCTTTAAGGTTCAGATTGAGTCTCTATATGCCAACATGTAG
- the zdhhc6 gene encoding palmitoyltransferase ZDHHC6 translates to MNILSAIIVFENLHEVKRLFHWGPIIALTVIGVCSSMAILDSIIWYWPLDTTGGSINFIMLINWTVLILYNYFNAMFVGPGYIPLEWKPENQQDIMYLQFCRLCQGYKAPRSHHCRKCNRCVMKMDHHCPWINNCCGHLNHAYFTSFLLLAPMGCIHAALIFIMTMYTQLYDRISFGWSSVKIDMSAARHVHHPIMPFSIAAFAATLFALGLALGTTIAVGMLFFIQMKVILRNKTSIEAWIEEKAKDRIQYYQTGEDFIFPYDLGSRWENFKQVFTWSSTPLGDGIEWPVHEKCNQYTLTIEQLKQKHDKRQRSVEYRVVEDYNGACCPLGKGLNTFFRTPCTEEPRIKLTKGETIFATRGTKWWMYGDKVLNEEQAKAGARIRGWFPRRCVEKCHYDSANNSTSEEKKEQ, encoded by the exons ATGAATATTCTGTCCGCTATAATCGTGTTCGAGAACCTCCATGAGGTCAAGAGGCTGTTCCACTGGGGTCCGATCATCGCTCTGACGGTCATCGGCGTGTGCTCCTCCATGGCCATACTGGACTCCATCATCTGGTACTGGCCACTGGACACCACAGGAGGCAGCATCAACTTCATCATGCTCATTAACTGGACCGTCCTCATTCTTTACAACTACTTTAATGCCATGTTTGTAGGCCCTGGTTACATTCCTCTGGAGTGGAAACCG GAGAATCAGCAAGATATAATGTACTTACAGTTCTGTAGATTGTGCCAAGGCTATAAAGCCCCAAGGTCACATCACTGTCGCAAATGTAACAG GTGTGTGATGAAGATGGATCATCACTGTCCCTGGATCAACAACTGCTGCGGTCACCTGAATCATGCGTACTTCACCAGCTTCCTCCTGCTTGCTCCAATGGGCTGCATACATGCCGCGCTAATATTTATCATGACCATGTACACTCAACTTTATGACCGG ATCTCATTTGGTTGGAGCTCTGTGAAGATTGACATGAGCGCTGCTCGGCACGTCCACCATCCCATCATGCCTTTCAGCATCGCAGCATTTGCAGCCACTCTCTTTGCTCTGGGTCTGGCGCTGGGTACCACTATTGCTGTTGGgatgttgtttttcattcag ATGAAGGTGATTCTTCGAAACAAAACTTCGATAGAAGCGTGGATTGAGGAGAAA GCCAAAGACAGAATCCAGTACTACCAAACAGGTGAAGACTTCATCTTCCCCTATGATCTGGGCAGCAGGTGGGAGAACTTCAAGCAGGTGTTCACCTGGTCCAGCACCCCCTTAGGAGATGGAATCGAATGGCCAGTGCATGAGAAGTGTAACCAGTACACTCTGACC ATTGAGCAGCTGAAGCAAAAGCATGATAAACGCCAGAGGAGT GTGGAGTACAGAGTGGTGGAGGACTACAATGGTGCGTGTTGCCCGTTGGGAAAGGGACTGAATACTTTCTTTAGGACACCTTGTACAGAGGAACCCAGAATTAAACTCACAAAGGGAGAGACCATCTTTGCTACAAGAGGAACAAA ATGGTGGATGTATGGAGACAAAGTTTTGAACGAGGAACAGGCAAAAG CTGGAGCTCGAATTAGAGGATGGTTTCCACGCAGATGTGTTGAGAAGTGTCACTATGACTCGGCAAATAATTCGACaagtgaagaaaagaaagaacaatGA